The window acaaaattaggggcaaaattaataaaaatagggtgtaaaaattaaaataaatgaataataaattgtgtaaagtttttgcccagaCTGCATAAAATTCCTGGCTCCACCAGTGACTAACATAATAATAAACCACACGTATattgaacaaaaataaattatattaataataacacaTTAATAGATGTagctattattaatataatatttattttttctttaaatgaatttaattatttaactaaataaaatttGTACAAGTATACCCACGTAAggtgaattataattataataattaaaaataattatattttatttcaaataaaaaaattatataattgtaTCCAAAATAGATTGATTACAATTATACATATTAAACGTTATTACTTAATTGTTTAcaataaaactaaataataagttaaaaaatatactcataaaataagatttatttatttatttgaatatataactaataatatgaaaataaataaaaagttttaatttcagaaaaataataactttataTAAATGCACATTTcgtattttttaaatgaatagaTGATATTAGAAACAAATTTTTCATTATATCTAATCATATAATAATTCACAAGATattcaaaaataataatcaaattacaACTGATCTCAGAGAAAATGTGTCATTCATTCTTATATGTAGAGTCATTGACCTTTGatgacttttaaatattatagtaTCATCTCAAAATCAATTCATAATCAAATTGCTATATCAAAATATAAGACTTTAATTATAAACTAATATAGTTAaagaataatataatttaaattgccttaaaataactcaaaataacacTTTACGATGAGAATTTCACGTATAATATTTTGTAACTCAAATATTAAGAATACATaatctaaaataaaatacaattctCATATAAATTAATCActcaatatttataaatataattagatCATTTTAAGGTCAAAATTAAGAATAAATTTAGGCACTTGTTGCAGAAAACATTAAAAACACCTGTTTTATCCATTTCTCAATTTGTTTGCCACCAATTTCCAAATCAATTTACTATCAAAAGACTCTAATAGTGTGGACCTTAATTTGTGAGCCACACAATAAAAAGCAAGTAATAACTCATAAAGAAagtggaagaaaaaaaaaaccaccAACAAACAAACACCCCCACAAAATATTAATAACACCCAACTAACACACAAAATATTTAGAAGCCCTTTATTGCAAAAGTGAATGCTCTCTTCTACCTCTTTGTTTATGCCACATCTTGGTGCCAACTTTCCCAGCTGAATttagtaaatattattaattaatctgACAAGGTAGTTTGCTATCTTAAATTAGAACCTCACCATCTTCATTTTTGTTCTCTTCTTACTATTGGAAATAACTAAATCAAGAAAAACATTTGactttttatcttttcatttttaGCTTAAACAATAAATGatatttgtttaatatttattttaagattttttgtttttctctatatttatttatttattgaaatttgttatagttatttttcttttacaaatattttatttgctCAATATTTTCCAATTTTACTAAAGAAGATTAAACACAACATTTAAACCATAGGTCCCTCATTTCATCAATAAGGTAATCTCATTTTGGCTACCACATCATTAGAAGACAAACTTGTCCAACATCATAATGGAAACAAAGTAAGATGTTTGGTCGAAGAAGAGTAGTAAGAAAACACCAAAGCATCAACTTCAAGAGTTCAAATATTCTTAACAAACTTAACAAAAGATGCTAAGAATCCAATAAATCAACACCAAGTGGAGGATTAACCTAAAATACCAATGCTAGATTCTTTTCTATTCATGACAATAATTCTAAACAACATGCAATTTATATATAAACCTATTTACAAGTTCAACATGAACACTTATGAATGCTTATCTATTgcacaaaataaaattataattttaataattttaattaaatacaatCATACTTTTCAAGTAACTAAGATCATAACTCCACTTTGTATTTAGAATTTTAGAtgataaaatatttcaaaatgaatAAAATGCTCACCAAATTGTGGATTTTCAAAATTTAGAGTCTTATAAACTCAATTGAGAAAAGAAGCTCCACATTGCAATTGCCACTCCATACAATCTTCAAAATCAAAACTGCTTGCACAATCCAATAATGCATTTTGCTGTTGTTCGTAACGGCATATATAGTTCAACCCGACAAGAAGATCGCAGATTGATTCCTCGGTCTTTTCGCGGTCGGCGAAATATAATGTCTGAAGTAACAGAACATTTGTCCTGCTAACAATCTGATGCTGCTCAAAGTTTCGCTCGCTCTGCCATCTCATCATGTTATGCGCAAGAGGCGCAAGCCATCGAAGTATCCCATCGAGATTCTCTTTCCAGTCGTGCGCAAGAGGCGCGTCGTATATCGCCAAATCTTTGGCGTATGACTTCAGTTTTGCCTTAAGAGATAATCTTACGCTTGTCGGTAGCATCTGATATAGATCATCTCTGGCTTCCTCACCGACTAAATGCGGGTAGCGAAGAAGCTTTTCTATGACAATTATGACATTGGCGTAGTGTAATGCAAGAGCCGAGCCACCGAGAGTCGTAGGAGGAGCGTAAAAAGCTAACCTACTTTTCGGACTAAATGTTGAGCAACTTTGTACACTGGATTTAGCTTGTCGTAATTCTCCGGTGAACGAAACACTGCTTTGAACATGACTTAGTACACCAGAATGGAACAAATGCTCCCTTTTCATGCTATGATTCGCAATCACACCGCTGTGGCTGCTCGATACATGACTGTATTGATCCTCGTGATTGATAACATAACCATCATCGGTATCATCGAACTTTCCAACCGAGCTACTCAAACTTAGACACTCCATAAAAAGTCTCCCCGGACTTGTTCCACACGGAAAACCAAAATCTTCGGGCCCAATAGACGCAAATTCACCTCTCCTCGTTTCATACCGCGGCTTACTAGTAGCTGTTCCCCTTCTCTCAACCGCAGGCACATTTGCAGTCGAACCGTTTCTCTTGCTCGTGTTGCGCTTCAACCTCCCAGAATTCATCTGAACGCTAAGAGTACCCGAAACAAACCCACATTCTTGCATAACCGGCGATCCAAGGCTATTCTTCCTCAAAGCGGTCTCTCCGAAAATCAAAGAAATTCTAGCATAAATAGTACAAACTGTCCTAGCCAACAACTCAACAACCTTATCAaaagtttgattccaaagagAAACATCCTTAAGATGTCTCACGTCTTGCTTCTGCCATATAAGTTTCTGCTCAAAAGCTTTCTTGCTCTCCACATGCTGATTATTCTGAAACTTCTTAACACCTTGTTCCAACTCACTCAAAACCTCCATTTCACTATATAAATTCATAGTAACATTAACATACCTATCCATTTTCCTCACCATTCCCTCCATATGCTTAACCAAAAACCCCAATTCCTTCACATCTATAACACCACCAACAATGTCACCATAAACATGCTCAAAACCTTGTAAAGCTGGCTCACAACACTTCTTCCCTAACCTAGAAACAACACTAGCAACACGGTTCAACTCTTCAAGCTTCTCTGCTAAAGCAAGCTCAAGAAGATAACCCTCATCAGATGAAACCAAATTCCTAACACCCTCAGTGTTCAAGATCTCATTTTTAAGCTTTGAGATCTCAGACTCTGAAAGTGATTTGTGAAGGTGCACGGTTTTTGACATCACATTTGCTACCTCAAAAGAAAGAATCCCtatagtttctttgttttctaACCTTTTTTGACTATGTTTTTTCTTTGTTAAAGTTTCAAGTAGAAGAGCATGTTTGAGATTTGAACTTACTTGGTTACCCATCTTTACAATCCAAGGTTCTGCAACCATATCTGCTacaaaatttccttcaaaatggtaTTCTGAAATTCAATCACTTTGAGTCTTATACAACCCCAAAGGTGTCACCTTTGGGAAGCTCAAAACCAAGAGAGGTGGGAAATTCATATAAAGCAAAGAAATTGGAACAGACCCATTAAAACAAACATgaagaaaaacacaaaaagcTATCAAAGATTGAAGCTTTAATTCTCACATGTACTTAAAGAATGAATTTTGAGAGAAATTGGAAAAGACCCATTAAGatagagaagaagaaaaacagaaaaacatGTCAAAGTTTGAAGCTTTAGAACTCAAGAACAGTACTTATAAGAGTGAATTTTGCACTTGAATTATAAAAAAAGAGATAGTGGAGAAGTCAGAGAGTGTTACAGAAAATTCAAACATAGGCAAAATGAGCACAGCATGCGCCACAAATTGAGCAGGCGTGGGTAAAGGAAGATGATGGGTGCAATTGAttatgcagagagagagagagagagagagagagagagagagagagagagagagagagagagagagagagagagagagagagagagagagagagagagaatagaaTATGTGGAAGGAATGAATGTTAAGAAGAAAAGCACTTGAatatgttttttgtttgttttttatgtttGAAACCTTTGATTAGTGTCTGGTTTATGATGGATTGTGGAAATATAAAGAGATTTTAAAAAGttggttttttttcttcttattattataatattggaATTTGGAAGTATTGTTGTAGCTGCTCCATTGATTGTAATGTTAATGTATTTGTGTTTTGGGTAAAATTACTGGTATTGAATTGAAGTGTTTGAAGGTAGAGTGAGAAACAAGGAAACTGTAATTAATGATCAAGAGGAACCAACACGAAAAAGTTAGTACTagtacatgtttttttttttttagagttttttgttttttaatttattttttaaaaattatttgaaatcaAGTAAAAAATCATAACTAAAGGACATGCTTAAAATTAGTCTGTATAAGAagctatttaaattaaattttgtttaaaatttatttaaaaaattaataaaaatttgaaaaataataaaaattatttttttgaataacTATCACAAACATATTATACAAGATtataaaaacataaacaaatCCTATGAGATCACAAAAACATGACCCTAATTTTATCCTagctatttaaattaaatttttatttaaaattcatttaaaaacactaataaaaatcattttttaaaataaatatcacaaACATATTGTATAAGATtacaaaaacataaacaaatcCTATGAGATCACAAAAATATGACCCTAATTTTATCCTTGCATTTTAGTGGAGGCGACCCAGATGGGGAGTTCAAATGAATCCTCTTAATTTAAGATAACACACTTATATTTCTATATAAATGATATTAGGTACCTTTACGAAAAAATAATTACATCTTTAATTTGGTTAGTCGTAGAAAACTTGTTAGTTTGTTAAAGGAGTTAgaaattatttaagttaattGTAATTGATTTTCAATTACGGAGTTTCTTGTTGTGTAAGTCATATATAAATGTCTTTGATCATTGAAAATGAAATGAGAAGTTTAAAATGCATATAGTTTCTTATCCTAATCATTGGTATGAGATTAAGTGTGCATTATGCAAGATTAGAGTGATTTCTTGATAAACTTTGAGTGCACATTTGTAGGTGGAAAGCATAGGTGTTGCGGTATTGAGGTATGTAGTATGTTTTCAGGGGCTCTTGAACATGACGGTTACCATCTCAATTTGCGAAAATCAATTGTGGCAAACAATTCACTCCAAATTTCAATATCCATATGCTTATggaaaatattttgtgatcaaaagaGTATTAGACCACTGTGGAGTAAGATGTTCTTGTTTTTCTAGTTACACCAACACAAGAATAGAAGAAGTTGGTTGAACAAATTTCAGTGAAAGATCTCAAGGcaaaaaaattaattgttttaatcgatTGAGATGAAAATCATTGAAATAATTCTTGACAAGAGTTCATCCAAAGCCATTTGGGATTCAATGGCTAAGAAATATCAGAACACTACAAAAGTGAGGAGGGCACAATTACAAGCTTTGTGTAGGGGGTTTAAGCTTCTTcgcaagaaagaagaagaatcaatTGATGATAACTTTGACAAAATAGCAATATTCAACAAGATGAAGATTCATAGAGAGAAGTTGGAGGAACACACAATTGTTGAGAAGATAGTTATGTGCATGTCCTCAAAATTCAATTATGCATTTTGTGCCATTGAAGAATCAAATAAAGTTAGAGAGTTTTCTATTGACGAGCTACAAAGATCTCTTATTTCATgctaaaaagatgaaaattgtcAAGGAGGAAGACCAACTCTTAATAGTTTCTAGTGGAGCTAGGATGACAGGTAGAGGGAAAGGTTGTGGTGTTGTGTAAAGAGTTCAAGGTATATAAAGAAGATTAAACAAAAGTGTCATATAATGTTACATATTCCATAGGTTATGCCACTTCCACTAAGAGTGTCTTGACCTCAAAGAATATGCAAAGTATCATGAGTATAAGGAGGAGGAAGACCTGTTACTCATTGCCTATGAAAGCTCTGACAAGAACAGCTCAAAAAATCACACTtggtacttggactctgggtgTAGCAATCACATGCGTGGAATtaaatcatggttttaaattCTTGACTTAGAATTCATAGAAACTTTGAGATAAGGGGACAATTCATAGATGCATGTCACGGGAAAAGGCAGTGTCGGGTTACACATTAACAAAATTTCTAAACATAGGCTAATCCCAAAAGATGAAGCTGACAATTGTGTTTAAGCACGATATGTGTTATATTTTTCATCAGGAGATAGGATTGATTATCATCTCAAATGGCCTCAAACAAGATTTTCACATAACTGCTAAAGTTAAAATAATGTCTTATATGAAGACTAAATATGAATATACACCATACTTATGGCATTGTAGATATGGTCACTTGAGTCTCAGGGAATGAAAATTCTAGACAAGAAGCATACGATGAAAGGATCACCTAGAACTGAATAGTCAAAACAAGTATGTGCAGATTGCATGGTAAACAAGCAACTTagagaaacaatttcaaagacgaGTGATTTGAGATCAATAAGAATATAGGAGCTTGTACACTCTAGCATATGTGTCCTTATAACTCCCTCATCTAACAGCAACAAAAGGTATATACTGACCTTCATAAATGATTTCAGTAGGAAAACCTGGGTGTATTTCTTAAATAAAAAGTCTAGTGCATTAGACTacttaaaaaattcaaattaatgaTAGAAAAAGAAACTTGAAACTTAATTGGTTACCTAAGGATTAATATAGGAGGATA is drawn from Vicia villosa cultivar HV-30 ecotype Madison, WI unplaced genomic scaffold, Vvil1.0 ctg.000244F_1_1_4_unsc, whole genome shotgun sequence and contains these coding sequences:
- the LOC131625849 gene encoding protein PSK SIMULATOR 1 is translated as MVAEPWIVKMGNQVSSNLKHALLLETLTKKKHSQKRLENKETIGILSFEVANVMSKTVHLHKSLSESEISKLKNEILNTEGVRNLVSSDEGYLLELALAEKLEELNRVASVVSRLGKKCCEPALQGFEHVYGDIVGGVIDVKELGFLVKHMEGMVRKMDRYVNVTMNLYSEMEVLSELEQGVKKFQNNQHVESKKAFEQKLIWQKQDVRHLKDVSLWNQTFDKVVELLARTVCTIYARISLIFGETALRKNSLGSPVMQECGFVSGTLSVQMNSGRLKRNTSKRNGSTANVPAVERRGTATSKPRYETRRGEFASIGPEDFGFPCGTSPGRLFMECLSLSSSVGKFDDTDDGYVINHEDQYSHVSSSHSGVIANHSMKREHLFHSGVLSHVQSSVSFTGELRQAKSSVQSCSTFSPKSRLAFYAPPTTLGGSALALHYANVIIVIEKLLRYPHLVGEEARDDLYQMLPTSVRLSLKAKLKSYAKDLAIYDAPLAHDWKENLDGILRWLAPLAHNMMRWQSERNFEQHQIVSRTNVLLLQTLYFADREKTEESICDLLVGLNYICRYEQQQNALLDCASSFDFEDCMEWQLQCGASFLN